In the Actinomycetota bacterium genome, one interval contains:
- a CDS encoding DAK2 domain-containing protein, with product MRTAIDAGLLRDWAGTGLSALADARAEIDALNVYPVPDGDTGTNLYLTMAAAVDAVRRRTPEADPRDELVETARELTRGALLGARGNSGVILSQLLRGFVVATTAERVGAEPPAELLRLVLASAAQLAYDAVAHPIEGTMLSVARAAAEAARATTTDDLAAVVNAAADAARDALAQTPSQLPVLRRAGVVDAGGRGVVVLLDALVEVVTGVHRVVRSTSSSPWTGADDPAGSDQSTGSDHSTGGDPSTDSDEDTGRDEAAGPAYEVMYLLDAADDAVQALRRELDHLGDCLVVVGGDGLWNVHVHVDDAGAAVEAGIRAGRPHRVAITALDRDGRHAATSRVVSTLEPAVRATGAEPAAAAPAVQPVGWAAAGQPAAAPGTPPRPALRDRRVVVLVAHGPGVAELAAAAGAAVVLARPGRAPSTAELLHAIRSTEAAQVVLLPGQADIQAAAEAAAREARRSGIRCAVVPTRSVVQSLAALAVHQGTGDFDDDVVAMTHAAGATRYGAVTVAVRAAVTSAGLCEEGDVLGVVDGDIAVVGHGVEPVARQVLDRLLGSGGELATLVLGRDAPADLADRLGAWLRRAHPGIEPLAYDGGQALWPLIVGVE from the coding sequence ATGCGCACGGCCATCGATGCCGGACTGCTGCGGGACTGGGCCGGCACGGGCCTGTCGGCGCTGGCCGACGCCCGCGCCGAGATCGACGCGCTGAACGTCTACCCGGTGCCCGATGGCGACACCGGGACGAACCTCTACCTGACCATGGCCGCCGCGGTCGACGCGGTCCGCCGCCGTACGCCGGAGGCCGACCCCCGGGACGAGCTCGTCGAGACCGCGCGCGAACTGACCAGGGGGGCGCTGCTGGGTGCCCGCGGCAACTCCGGGGTGATTCTCAGCCAGCTGTTGCGCGGCTTCGTCGTGGCCACTACGGCCGAACGCGTCGGCGCCGAGCCGCCGGCCGAACTGCTGCGCCTCGTGCTGGCCAGCGCGGCACAGCTGGCGTACGACGCGGTCGCCCACCCGATCGAAGGGACCATGCTGAGCGTGGCGCGCGCGGCGGCCGAGGCCGCCCGAGCCACGACGACCGACGACCTCGCCGCGGTGGTGAACGCGGCCGCTGATGCCGCCCGGGATGCCCTGGCGCAGACGCCGTCCCAGCTGCCGGTGCTGCGTCGGGCCGGGGTGGTGGATGCCGGCGGTCGCGGCGTGGTGGTCCTGCTCGACGCGCTCGTCGAGGTGGTCACCGGCGTACACCGGGTGGTGCGCTCGACGAGCAGCAGCCCCTGGACAGGCGCTGACGACCCGGCCGGCAGCGACCAGTCGACGGGCAGTGACCACTCCACGGGCGGCGACCCTTCGACGGACAGCGACGAGGACACGGGCCGCGACGAGGCCGCCGGCCCGGCGTACGAGGTGATGTACCTGCTGGATGCCGCCGACGATGCGGTCCAAGCGCTGCGCCGTGAGCTGGACCACCTGGGCGACTGCCTGGTGGTGGTCGGCGGCGACGGGCTGTGGAACGTCCACGTGCACGTCGACGACGCCGGGGCGGCGGTCGAGGCCGGGATCCGGGCCGGCCGGCCGCATCGCGTGGCGATCACGGCACTGGACCGCGACGGCCGGCACGCGGCGACCAGCCGGGTCGTGTCCACGCTGGAACCGGCCGTCCGGGCGACCGGTGCGGAGCCAGCCGCCGCCGCACCGGCTGTCCAGCCGGTCGGCTGGGCCGCGGCCGGGCAGCCGGCGGCCGCCCCCGGTACGCCGCCCCGCCCGGCGTTGCGTGACCGCCGCGTCGTGGTCCTGGTCGCCCACGGGCCGGGAGTCGCCGAGTTGGCCGCGGCCGCGGGCGCCGCCGTGGTGCTCGCGCGTCCGGGGCGGGCGCCGTCGACCGCCGAACTGCTGCACGCGATCCGGTCCACCGAGGCAGCCCAGGTCGTCCTGCTGCCCGGTCAGGCCGACATCCAGGCCGCCGCGGAAGCGGCAGCCCGGGAGGCCCGGCGCAGCGGCATCCGGTGCGCCGTCGTACCGACCCGTTCGGTGGTGCAGTCGCTGGCCGCGCTCGCGGTCCACCAGGGCACCGGGGACTTCGACGACGACGTGGTGGCGATGACCCACGCCGCGGGCGCCACCCGCTACGGCGCGGTGACCGTCGCGGTCCGCGCGGCAGTCACGTCCGCTGGGCTGTGCGAGGAAGGCGACGTGCTCGGTGTCGTCGACGGCGACATCGCCGTCGTCGGCCACGGCGTGGAACCCGTGGCCCGCCAGGTGCTGGACCGGCTGCTGGGTTCGGGCGGGGAGCTGGCGACCCTCGTGCTCGGCCGGGATGCCCCGGCCGATCTGGCCGACCGGCTCGGCGCGTGGCTGCGGCGGGCACATCCGGGCATCGAGCCGCTGGCGTACGACGGCGGCCAGGCGTTGTGGCCGCTCATCGTGGGGGTCGAGTGA
- the rpmB gene encoding 50S ribosomal protein L28, with translation MAATCDVCGKGPGFGHSISHSHRRTKRRFNPNVQTVRALIGRTPKKVTVCTSCLKAGKVARA, from the coding sequence GTGGCTGCCACCTGCGACGTCTGCGGCAAGGGGCCTGGCTTCGGCCACAGCATCTCCCACTCCCACCGGCGGACCAAGCGTCGCTTCAACCCCAACGTCCAGACGGTTCGCGCGCTCATCGGGCGCACCCCGAAGAAGGTCACCGTCTGCACGTCGTGCCTCAAGGCCGGCAAGGTCGCTCGAGCCTGA
- the thiD gene encoding bifunctional hydroxymethylpyrimidine kinase/phosphomethylpyrimidine kinase — translation MSRRPRGLSIAGSDSGGGAGIQADLKTMLALGVHGMSVVTAVTAQNSVGVQGAWELPAEAVVAQFRSVVDDIGVDVVKTGMLSSTVLVETVAGLLATLPGDVPVVVDPVAVSKHGDPLLVASAVGTVREALLPLATVVTPNLAEVQMLTGLPVTDRRQQRAAARALLDLGPRWVLVTGGHLPGPPVDLLTDGTTELELAGERVPTIHTHGTGCTLASALAACLARGLDVPAAARQAKQYVTGAIGAGFALGAGIGPVDHGWQLAGPGRTAGEDAAW, via the coding sequence GTGAGCCGACGGCCGCGGGGGTTGAGCATCGCGGGTTCGGACTCCGGTGGGGGTGCCGGGATCCAGGCCGACCTGAAGACCATGCTGGCCCTCGGGGTCCACGGCATGAGCGTGGTCACGGCGGTGACCGCGCAGAACTCCGTCGGCGTGCAGGGAGCCTGGGAACTGCCCGCCGAGGCGGTCGTGGCGCAGTTCCGCAGCGTCGTCGACGACATCGGCGTCGACGTGGTGAAGACGGGGATGCTGTCGTCGACGGTTCTGGTCGAGACAGTGGCCGGCCTGCTGGCGACGCTGCCCGGGGACGTCCCGGTCGTGGTGGATCCGGTCGCGGTCAGCAAGCACGGCGACCCGCTGCTGGTGGCGTCCGCCGTCGGCACTGTCCGCGAGGCGCTGCTGCCGCTGGCCACCGTCGTCACGCCCAATCTCGCCGAGGTGCAGATGCTGACCGGACTTCCGGTCACCGATCGCCGGCAGCAGCGGGCGGCGGCGCGGGCGCTGCTGGACCTGGGCCCGCGGTGGGTCCTGGTCACCGGCGGGCATCTGCCGGGACCGCCGGTGGACCTGCTCACCGACGGGACCACCGAACTGGAGCTGGCCGGCGAGCGGGTGCCGACGATCCATACCCACGGCACCGGCTGCACGCTGGCCAGCGCGCTGGCGGCCTGTCTGGCCCGGGGGCTGGACGTCCCGGCAGCAGCGCGTCAGGCCAAGCAGTACGTCACCGGCGCCATCGGCGCCGGGTTCGCGCTGGGCGCCGGGATCGGGCCGGTCGACCACGGCTGGCAGCTGGCCGGCCCCGGCCGTACGGCAGGGGAGGACGCCGCATGGTGA
- a CDS encoding thiamine-phosphate kinase — MGQTVGALGEFGLLAQVVARLGTGEGVVLGPGDDAAVVAVPDSRVVVTTDLLVEGRHFRRDWSTAYDVGRKAAAQNLADVAAMGARPTALLVGFGAPADLEASWALELTDGLRDEAEGVGAVIVGGDVVRADAVIVAVTALGDLAGRRPVTRAGAGPGDVVAVAGRLGWAAAGLSVLSRGFRSPRRLVDAHRRPAPPYAAGIAAAAAGATALIDVSDGLLADAGHVAQASGVQLELRTDALEVGEPLRDLAAAFNVDPLEWVLTGGDDHALLGCFPAAAVLPPGFVAVGQVTAAGSGGPQVLVDGRPHPGSAGHDHFRPGP; from the coding sequence GTGGGACAGACCGTGGGAGCGCTCGGCGAGTTCGGCCTGCTCGCCCAGGTGGTCGCCCGCCTCGGCACCGGCGAGGGCGTGGTGCTCGGGCCCGGTGACGACGCCGCCGTCGTCGCCGTCCCGGACTCCCGGGTGGTGGTGACCACCGACCTGCTCGTCGAGGGCCGGCACTTCCGCCGTGACTGGTCCACCGCGTACGACGTGGGCCGCAAGGCGGCCGCGCAGAACCTCGCCGACGTCGCGGCGATGGGGGCGCGGCCCACCGCGCTGCTGGTCGGCTTCGGCGCCCCCGCCGACCTGGAGGCCAGCTGGGCGCTGGAGCTGACCGACGGCCTGCGCGACGAGGCCGAGGGGGTCGGGGCGGTGATCGTCGGCGGTGACGTCGTTCGCGCGGACGCGGTGATCGTGGCGGTCACCGCGCTGGGCGACCTGGCCGGCCGCCGGCCGGTGACCCGGGCCGGCGCCGGGCCGGGTGACGTCGTCGCGGTGGCCGGCCGGCTCGGCTGGGCCGCGGCGGGCCTGTCGGTGTTGTCGCGCGGCTTCAGGTCGCCACGCCGCCTCGTCGACGCCCATCGCCGCCCGGCGCCGCCGTACGCCGCGGGCATCGCCGCCGCCGCGGCCGGCGCGACGGCCCTCATCGACGTCAGCGACGGCCTGCTCGCCGACGCCGGTCACGTCGCGCAGGCATCGGGAGTCCAGCTGGAGCTGCGGACCGACGCGCTGGAGGTCGGCGAACCGCTGCGTGATCTGGCAGCCGCATTCAACGTCGACCCGCTCGAGTGGGTGCTCACCGGCGGCGACGATCACGCCCTGCTCGGGTGCTTCCCGGCAGCGGCCGTGCTGCCGCCGGGCTTCGTCGCTGTCGGTCAGGTCACCGCGGCGGGCAGCGGTGGCCCGCAGGTGCTCGTCGACGGCCGGCCGCACCCCGGTTCGGCCGGGCACGACCACTTCCGGCCCGGCCCGTAA
- a CDS encoding Lrp/AsnC family transcriptional regulator encodes MVQAYILIQTEVGKAAAAASAIADIAGVLQAEGVTGPYDVVVRAQAADVDDLAKLVISRIQAVDGITRTLTCPVIHL; translated from the coding sequence ATGGTCCAGGCGTACATCCTCATCCAGACCGAGGTCGGCAAGGCAGCAGCGGCGGCGAGCGCGATCGCCGACATCGCCGGAGTGCTGCAGGCCGAAGGCGTCACCGGCCCGTACGACGTCGTGGTCCGCGCACAGGCCGCCGACGTCGACGACCTCGCCAAACTGGTGATCTCCCGGATCCAGGCCGTCGACGGCATCACCCGGACCCTGACCTGTCCGGTGATCCACCTCTGA
- a CDS encoding DUF3515 domain-containing protein, with translation MSGDPPLTGRRPRQPGGRRVASPRVVLVAIGAVVVVASGVLAIVLLGRVPRGVPVTSPSPDPAVAAQCRELVAALPGRLGGARRRDTDPATGLTAAWGEAPVVLACGVGRPAALQPTSILTEVDGVAWLAEPLTAGVVFTTVGRAAYVELTVPATAGPAGDLLVELAPTIRATVPPA, from the coding sequence CTGTCCGGTGATCCACCTCTGACCGGCCGGCGACCGCGCCAGCCCGGCGGCCGCCGGGTGGCGAGCCCTCGCGTGGTGCTGGTCGCGATCGGGGCCGTCGTCGTGGTCGCCAGTGGCGTCCTGGCCATCGTCCTGCTCGGCCGTGTCCCGCGCGGGGTCCCGGTCACCTCCCCGTCGCCGGACCCGGCGGTCGCCGCACAGTGCCGGGAGCTGGTCGCCGCGCTACCGGGTCGGCTCGGCGGCGCCCGGCGACGCGACACCGACCCGGCCACCGGGCTCACCGCGGCGTGGGGTGAGGCTCCGGTCGTGCTGGCCTGCGGTGTCGGACGACCCGCGGCGTTGCAGCCGACGTCGATCCTGACCGAGGTGGACGGTGTCGCCTGGCTGGCCGAGCCGCTCACGGCCGGGGTCGTGTTCACCACGGTGGGCCGGGCGGCGTACGTCGAACTGACCGTGCCGGCCACCGCCGGTCCCGCCGGCGACCTGCTCGTCGAGCTGGCGCCGACGATCCGCGCGACCGTACCGCCGGCGTGA
- a CDS encoding D-alanine--D-alanine ligase, producing the protein MARTLVPSRYGRRVQPRRLRVAVIFGGRSSEHAISCISAGSVLRALDPVRYDVVAIGITPDGRWVLESADPQRLQVVDGKLPQVDATGASVVLAPDPTRPRWQVQQSGGWQDLPAVDVVFPVLHGPWGEDGTVQGLLELAGVPYVGSGVFASAAAMDKGHAKTLLAAAGLPLVRHELVTGGAWQDDRTACLDRLAGLGLPVFVKPARAGSSVGISKVTDAADLVAAVGRAQRHDPRVVVEAAVSGAREIECGVLADRDGVPRASVCAEIRVRPGYEFYDFDAKYLDDSAELDVPAALPAATAQTVQHLAVAAFEALACEGLARVDFFVCPDGEVVLNEVNTMPGFTAISLFPRMWEATGLSYPQLVDRLLQDALRRGTGLR; encoded by the coding sequence ATGGCCCGCACGCTAGTGCCGAGCCGTTACGGTCGGCGCGTGCAACCTCGTCGGCTCCGGGTGGCCGTGATCTTCGGCGGCCGCAGCAGCGAGCACGCGATCTCGTGCATCAGCGCCGGCAGCGTGCTGCGGGCGCTGGACCCGGTCCGGTACGACGTGGTCGCGATCGGCATCACCCCCGACGGGCGGTGGGTGCTGGAGTCGGCCGACCCGCAGCGACTGCAGGTGGTCGACGGCAAGCTGCCGCAGGTCGACGCCACCGGTGCTTCGGTGGTGCTCGCCCCGGACCCGACCCGGCCCCGGTGGCAGGTGCAGCAGTCCGGCGGCTGGCAGGATCTGCCGGCTGTCGACGTGGTCTTCCCGGTGCTGCACGGCCCCTGGGGCGAGGACGGCACCGTGCAGGGGCTGCTGGAGCTGGCGGGCGTGCCGTATGTCGGCTCGGGGGTCTTCGCCTCCGCCGCGGCGATGGACAAGGGCCACGCGAAGACGCTCCTGGCCGCCGCTGGGCTGCCGCTGGTGCGGCACGAACTGGTCACCGGCGGTGCCTGGCAGGACGACAGGACGGCGTGCCTGGACCGGCTGGCCGGGTTGGGCCTGCCGGTGTTCGTGAAGCCGGCTCGCGCCGGTTCCAGCGTCGGAATCAGCAAGGTGACCGACGCGGCCGACCTGGTTGCCGCGGTCGGCCGTGCCCAGCGGCACGACCCGCGGGTCGTCGTGGAGGCCGCGGTGAGCGGCGCTCGGGAGATCGAATGCGGCGTGCTGGCCGACCGGGACGGAGTGCCGCGGGCCAGCGTGTGCGCCGAGATCCGGGTCCGGCCCGGCTACGAGTTCTACGACTTCGACGCGAAGTACCTGGACGACTCCGCGGAACTGGACGTGCCGGCGGCACTGCCGGCAGCCACCGCCCAGACCGTGCAGCACCTCGCGGTCGCCGCGTTCGAGGCGCTGGCCTGCGAGGGCCTGGCCCGGGTGGACTTCTTCGTCTGCCCGGACGGCGAGGTCGTGCTCAACGAGGTCAACACGATGCCCGGGTTCACGGCGATCTCGCTGTTCCCGCGGATGTGGGAGGCCACCGGGCTGTCGTACCCCCAGCTGGTCGACCGCCTGCTGCAGGACGCGCTACGCCGCGGTACCGGACTGCGCTGA
- a CDS encoding aminotransferase class I/II-fold pyridoxal phosphate-dependent enzyme, with product MSELDGLAPSTLAVVAGRPARVAGGPVNPGIELSSTFHAGGTASYGRDGNATWDALEAAVGTLEGGQALVFGSGMGAVNAVLDLVAVGGVVVAPTQLYSGTSARLAEWEAAGRVRVRRVAPPDTAGWQRAVAGADLVWLESPTNPLLQIVDLPAVSAAARAAGAITVCDSTFATPIAQRPLTLGVDVVLHSVTKFLSGHSDVLLGAVVTADGTLADRLRQRRSLLGAVAGPVEAWLALRGLRTLALRMERAQQTAGLLARRLLEHPAVGQVRYPGLPTDPGHAVAARQMTGFGAMVAFDVLGDAVAAQAVCSRTRIWSDATSLGGVESTLERRARWATESSDVPPSLIRLSVGCEDPEDLWRDLTEALAVVPAPHSSST from the coding sequence ATGTCCGAACTCGACGGACTCGCGCCGTCCACCCTCGCCGTCGTCGCCGGCCGGCCGGCCCGGGTCGCCGGCGGCCCGGTGAACCCCGGCATCGAGCTGTCGTCGACCTTCCACGCCGGCGGGACGGCCAGCTACGGCCGCGACGGCAACGCCACGTGGGACGCGCTCGAGGCCGCGGTCGGGACGCTGGAGGGCGGCCAGGCGCTGGTCTTCGGCAGCGGCATGGGCGCGGTCAACGCGGTCCTGGACCTCGTCGCGGTCGGCGGAGTCGTCGTCGCGCCCACGCAGCTGTATTCCGGCACGTCGGCCCGGTTGGCCGAATGGGAGGCCGCCGGCCGGGTCCGGGTACGCCGAGTGGCCCCGCCGGACACTGCCGGCTGGCAGCGCGCGGTCGCCGGGGCGGACCTGGTCTGGCTGGAGTCACCGACCAACCCGCTGCTGCAGATCGTCGACCTGCCGGCCGTCAGCGCCGCCGCCCGCGCCGCAGGCGCGATCACCGTGTGCGACTCCACCTTCGCCACCCCGATCGCCCAGCGGCCGCTCACCCTCGGCGTCGACGTGGTGCTGCACTCGGTGACGAAGTTCCTGTCCGGCCACTCCGACGTCCTGCTCGGCGCGGTCGTCACCGCGGACGGCACCCTCGCGGATCGACTGCGGCAGCGGCGATCCCTGCTGGGCGCGGTGGCCGGGCCGGTCGAGGCGTGGCTGGCGCTGCGCGGGCTGCGCACGCTGGCGCTGCGGATGGAACGGGCACAGCAGACCGCCGGCCTGCTGGCCCGACGGCTGCTGGAGCATCCCGCGGTCGGTCAGGTCCGCTACCCGGGGCTGCCGACCGATCCCGGTCACGCGGTGGCGGCTCGCCAGATGACCGGTTTCGGCGCGATGGTGGCCTTCGACGTCCTCGGGGATGCCGTTGCCGCGCAAGCGGTCTGCTCGCGGACGAGGATCTGGTCGGACGCCACGAGTCTCGGCGGGGTCGAGTCGACGCTGGAACGACGGGCCCGCTGGGCCACCGAGTCCAGCGACGTACCGCCATCGCTGATCCGGCTATCGGTGGGTTGTGAGGATCCGGAGGATCTGTGGCGCGACCTGACCGAGGCGCTCGCGGTGGTCCCGGCGCCTCACAGTTCGTCGACGTAG
- a CDS encoding amidohydrolase: MIITADAHIQEPDDLFTRRLPAHDQFRAPTFHRFPNGMKLWTSNGILVARTPDYLRPKWGTDDEFTLIGPDDVPGFIDDMDADGVDASVLHPNVGLLINDLDEPEFANRCARIYNDHVAEVYAGTGRLYPQAIIALHDIDEAVREIERAATLGFTGVELPMSAPPEAPYFSHRYDPVWAAAERLGLPIVMHVGSGQRRGSLNPSTALQGVSFTQASNAYQWPAGHPDHLAAMCAVKTLIGGFGGFGGQAATTIPALVGGGVLERFPSLHFVFVEVGARWLLNLMDTMDDAWHTTPGVNEIIRSFFRPDGSMYPQFQPDEIGLQWPFPLTPSQYVRRQIHVTFMDDWVALRNRSLTGWEPLIWGNDYPHNEGTWPRSQEAIESQCARAELPAEQKAAIFGGTIAGLLRLPAAAAA; this comes from the coding sequence ATGATCATCACTGCGGACGCCCACATCCAGGAGCCTGACGACCTGTTCACCCGGCGGTTGCCGGCCCACGACCAGTTCCGGGCGCCCACCTTCCACCGGTTCCCCAACGGCATGAAACTGTGGACCTCCAACGGCATTCTGGTCGCGCGCACGCCGGACTACCTGCGGCCGAAGTGGGGGACCGACGACGAGTTCACGTTGATCGGTCCCGACGACGTCCCCGGCTTCATCGACGACATGGACGCCGACGGTGTCGACGCGTCGGTACTGCATCCCAACGTGGGGTTGTTGATCAACGACCTCGACGAACCGGAGTTCGCGAACCGCTGCGCCCGTATCTACAACGACCACGTCGCGGAGGTCTACGCCGGGACCGGCCGGCTGTACCCCCAGGCGATCATCGCCCTGCACGACATCGACGAGGCGGTACGGGAGATCGAGCGCGCCGCGACGCTCGGATTCACCGGCGTGGAGTTGCCGATGTCGGCGCCGCCGGAGGCGCCGTACTTCTCGCATCGGTACGACCCGGTGTGGGCGGCGGCGGAGCGCCTGGGCCTGCCCATCGTCATGCACGTGGGCTCCGGTCAGCGGCGCGGTTCGCTGAACCCGTCGACCGCACTGCAGGGCGTCAGTTTCACCCAGGCCTCCAACGCTTATCAGTGGCCGGCCGGTCATCCGGACCACCTCGCCGCGATGTGCGCGGTGAAGACGCTGATCGGCGGTTTCGGCGGGTTCGGCGGCCAGGCCGCCACGACGATTCCCGCGCTGGTCGGCGGCGGCGTCCTGGAGCGCTTTCCCTCCCTGCATTTCGTGTTCGTGGAAGTCGGCGCACGGTGGCTGCTGAACCTCATGGACACCATGGACGACGCGTGGCACACCACGCCCGGGGTCAACGAGATCATCCGGTCGTTCTTCCGGCCCGACGGCAGCATGTATCCGCAGTTCCAGCCCGACGAGATCGGCCTGCAGTGGCCGTTCCCGCTGACTCCCAGCCAGTACGTCCGCCGGCAGATCCACGTCACGTTCATGGACGACTGGGTCGCGTTGCGGAACCGGTCGCTGACCGGCTGGGAGCCATTGATCTGGGGCAACGACTACCCGCACAACGAGGGCACCTGGCCACGCAGTCAGGAGGCGATCGAATCGCAGTGTGCTCGTGCTGAACTGCCCGCCGAGCAGAAGGCCGCCATCTTCGGCGGCACCATCGCCGGCCTCCTCCGGTTGCCCGCCGCGGCGGCGGCATGA
- a CDS encoding molybdopterin dinucleotide-binding protein: MTVDSRDAAGPQLRHSFCRACINSCPTLVEVDAGRLVRVKGNPANPIFDGYSCIKGQQQPALHNHPDRLRHSLKRQPDGTYRRIPVADAMDEVAERLSQILDRHGPRAIASYVGSGAAGAPLADPFMGAIMSAIGSPMKFSPSTLDKPGKALALAMHGRWGAPLQGYHDPDVALLVGANPFKTYYGAAGGHPGHWLRDRQKAGMQLLVLDPRRSDVARRADLHVRPRPGHDPAILACLINVILGEGWHDDAFVSANARGVEALRAAVADFTPQFVAERAGVDPTDLVELARRFAAARRGYIACGVGPGFAKSSTLIEYLALVLETLCGHWLREGEVVARTTTLLASGPWRAQAYEPTPAYGIGETMRAGGLTQTVAGMPTGALADEMLYDGPGGVRALLSVGGNPVIAWPDQLKALAALRSLDLFVQFDPWLSASARAADYVIAPTMFYEVPGFTALTDFVIALPTYYGPAQAHGQYTAAIAAPPEDSEVIPEWEFLWGVAGRMGLQLNIKPMSLVPRLDDGGVVVDMARLPDAEELMAALVEGGRVSLDEVKQHPSGAVFPEPRQVVGPAEPGWQGRFDLANADILADLAAELADERAPGQADAQQYPFRLISIRTQHMNNTTVNDQATNRGRPNNPAYLHPADLERLGIARGDVVEIATPRAAILTLAEPDPDLLEGLVAMTFGYGDSPDRDDEFRQIGSPPGRILDGADLADPYVGMPRMGNIAVSVRPAG; this comes from the coding sequence GTGACTGTCGATAGCCGAGACGCTGCCGGCCCGCAGCTGCGGCACTCATTCTGCCGCGCGTGCATCAACTCCTGTCCCACGCTGGTCGAGGTCGACGCCGGCCGGCTCGTCCGGGTGAAGGGCAATCCGGCCAACCCGATCTTCGACGGCTACTCCTGCATCAAGGGCCAGCAGCAGCCGGCGCTGCACAACCATCCCGATCGGCTCCGGCACAGTCTGAAGCGGCAGCCGGACGGGACCTACCGCCGGATCCCGGTGGCCGACGCCATGGACGAGGTCGCCGAACGGTTGTCGCAGATCCTCGATCGCCACGGCCCGCGCGCGATCGCGTCCTACGTCGGTTCCGGGGCCGCCGGGGCGCCGCTGGCGGACCCCTTCATGGGGGCGATCATGTCCGCGATCGGCAGTCCCATGAAGTTCTCGCCGAGCACCTTGGACAAGCCGGGCAAGGCATTGGCGCTGGCGATGCACGGCCGGTGGGGCGCTCCGCTGCAGGGCTACCACGACCCGGACGTCGCGTTGCTGGTCGGTGCCAACCCGTTCAAGACGTACTACGGCGCCGCCGGAGGACATCCCGGTCACTGGCTGCGGGACCGGCAGAAGGCAGGAATGCAACTGCTCGTGCTGGACCCGCGGCGTTCCGACGTCGCCCGCCGGGCGGACCTGCACGTGCGGCCGCGGCCCGGTCACGACCCGGCGATCCTGGCCTGCCTGATCAACGTCATCCTCGGCGAAGGCTGGCACGACGACGCGTTCGTGTCCGCCAACGCCCGCGGCGTCGAGGCGTTGCGCGCCGCGGTCGCCGACTTCACCCCCCAGTTCGTCGCCGAGCGCGCCGGGGTCGACCCGACCGACCTGGTGGAGCTCGCACGCCGGTTCGCCGCGGCCCGCCGGGGCTACATCGCGTGCGGCGTCGGTCCGGGATTCGCCAAGAGCAGCACCCTCATCGAGTATCTGGCCCTGGTGCTGGAGACGTTGTGCGGGCATTGGTTGCGTGAGGGCGAGGTCGTCGCGCGCACCACGACCCTGCTGGCCTCGGGGCCGTGGCGGGCCCAGGCGTACGAGCCCACGCCCGCCTACGGCATCGGCGAGACGATGCGGGCCGGCGGCTTGACCCAGACGGTCGCCGGGATGCCCACCGGCGCGCTGGCGGACGAGATGCTTTACGACGGCCCCGGCGGAGTCCGGGCTCTGCTGAGTGTGGGCGGCAATCCCGTCATCGCGTGGCCGGACCAGCTCAAGGCGCTGGCGGCGCTGCGTTCCCTCGACCTGTTCGTCCAGTTCGATCCCTGGCTGTCGGCCAGTGCCCGCGCCGCCGACTACGTGATCGCGCCGACGATGTTCTACGAGGTACCCGGGTTCACGGCACTGACCGACTTCGTGATCGCGTTGCCGACGTACTACGGGCCGGCGCAGGCGCACGGCCAGTACACCGCAGCGATCGCGGCGCCGCCGGAGGACTCCGAGGTCATCCCGGAGTGGGAGTTCCTGTGGGGCGTCGCGGGGCGGATGGGACTGCAGCTGAACATCAAGCCGATGTCGTTGGTGCCGCGGCTGGACGACGGCGGTGTCGTGGTCGACATGGCGAGGCTGCCGGACGCGGAGGAACTCATGGCCGCGCTCGTCGAGGGTGGCCGGGTTTCGCTCGACGAGGTCAAGCAGCACCCGTCGGGGGCCGTCTTCCCCGAGCCCCGGCAGGTGGTCGGGCCGGCCGAGCCGGGCTGGCAGGGCCGGTTCGACCTGGCCAACGCCGACATCCTCGCCGACCTCGCAGCGGAGTTGGCCGACGAACGGGCACCCGGGCAGGCCGATGCGCAGCAGTATCCGTTCCGGCTGATCAGCATCCGTACGCAGCACATGAACAACACGACGGTGAACGACCAGGCCACCAACCGCGGCCGCCCCAACAACCCGGCCTATCTGCACCCGGCCGACCTCGAGCGACTGGGCATCGCTCGCGGCGACGTGGTCGAGATCGCCACGCCGCGCGCGGCGATCCTGACCCTCGCCGAACCGGACCCGGACCTGCTTGAAGGCCTCGTCGCGATGACCTTCGGCTACGGCGACTCGCCGGACCGCGACGACGAGTTCCGGCAGATCGGCAGCCCGCCGGGCCGGATCCTCGACGGCGCCGACCTCGCCGATCCCTACGTCGGCATGCCCCGCATGGGCAACATCGCGGTGAGCGTCCGGCCGGCCGGCTGA